A stretch of the Sphingosinithalassobacter tenebrarum genome encodes the following:
- a CDS encoding nuclear transport factor 2 family protein, protein MTDIERIFHAWHDHAKARAIEALAALYAEDAVFESPLVAAVLGQGSEPVLRGRAAILAFMLRGAQGRPDDLLKWYRTGEYFTNGRTLIWEYPRETPEGEQIDVVEVMEIAEGLIAAHRVYFGSKGCARIAPLLAG, encoded by the coding sequence ATGACCGATATCGAACGCATTTTCCATGCCTGGCACGACCACGCCAAGGCGCGCGCGATCGAGGCGCTCGCCGCGCTCTATGCCGAGGACGCGGTGTTCGAAAGCCCGCTGGTCGCGGCGGTGCTGGGGCAGGGGAGCGAGCCGGTGCTGCGCGGCCGGGCGGCGATCCTTGCCTTCATGCTGCGCGGGGCGCAGGGGCGGCCCGATGACTTGCTCAAATGGTATCGCACCGGGGAATACTTCACCAACGGCCGCACGCTGATCTGGGAATATCCGCGCGAAACGCCCGAGGGCGAGCAGATCGACGTGGTCGAGGTGATGGAAATCGCCGAGGGGCTGATCGCAGCCCATCGGGTTTATTTCGGATCGAAAGGCTGCGCCCGGATCGCGCCGCTGCTGGCCGGATAA
- a CDS encoding GNAT family N-acetyltransferase, with translation MQAQPHLRDATPDDLPAILAIYNDAVANTTAIWNETIVDLDNRRAWMAERNAAGFPVLVAETEGQVAGYATYGLWRPHDGFRHTVEHSVYVAADARGQGFGEALLRALIERARSDGLHVMVGAIDASNAGSIALHRKLGFEGAGVVPQVGAKFGRWLDLAFLALRLDDQPEPPR, from the coding sequence ATGCAGGCCCAGCCGCACCTCCGCGACGCGACTCCCGACGATCTGCCCGCGATCCTCGCAATCTATAACGACGCCGTCGCCAACACGACCGCGATCTGGAACGAGACGATCGTCGATCTCGACAACCGCCGCGCATGGATGGCCGAGCGGAACGCGGCGGGATTTCCGGTGCTCGTTGCGGAAACCGAGGGGCAGGTTGCCGGATATGCCACCTACGGTCTGTGGCGCCCCCATGACGGCTTTCGCCATACGGTCGAGCATTCGGTCTATGTCGCGGCTGATGCGCGCGGGCAGGGGTTCGGCGAAGCGCTGCTTCGCGCGTTGATCGAACGCGCCCGCAGCGACGGGCTGCACGTGATGGTCGGCGCGATCGACGCGAGCAACGCCGGGTCGATCGCGCTCCACCGCAAGCTGGGGTTCGAGGGCGCAGGCGTAGTGCCTCAGGTCGGTGCCAAGTTCGGCCGCTGGCTCGATCTCGCCTTTCTGGCGCTGCGGCTCGATGACCAGCCGGAGCCGCCGCGATGA
- a CDS encoding TetR/AcrR family transcriptional regulator produces MTEAETATLRQRLVDEAVALLASGETAPSLRALARAAGVSAMAPYRHFADKDALMQAVAGRGFEMLGADLTAADEAGMAAGGSRAALIAQGHAYLAFARAHPALYRLMFADHCAAAQTPPASGRAFGVLGLRVTLLAPDNAQAATLACWAMVHGLAVMALDGVMDDVGESAEPVLALLADGIVGGERT; encoded by the coding sequence ATGACTGAGGCCGAAACCGCGACTCTCCGTCAGCGGCTGGTCGACGAGGCAGTGGCGCTGCTCGCTTCGGGCGAAACCGCGCCCAGCCTGCGCGCGCTCGCGCGGGCCGCGGGCGTCTCGGCGATGGCGCCCTACCGCCACTTCGCCGACAAGGATGCGTTGATGCAGGCCGTCGCCGGACGCGGGTTCGAAATGCTGGGCGCCGATCTGACCGCAGCCGACGAAGCCGGCATGGCGGCGGGCGGAAGCAGGGCGGCGCTGATCGCGCAGGGCCACGCTTATCTCGCCTTCGCGCGCGCGCATCCGGCGCTCTATCGATTGATGTTCGCCGATCATTGCGCGGCGGCGCAGACGCCACCCGCCAGCGGCAGGGCATTCGGCGTGCTGGGGCTGCGCGTGACGCTGCTGGCGCCCGATAATGCGCAGGCGGCGACGCTTGCCTGCTGGGCGATGGTGCACGGGCTTGCGGTGATGGCGCTCGACGGGGTGATGGATGATGTAGGCGAGAGCGCGGAGCCGGTGCTGGCGCTGCTGGCGGACGGGATTGTGGGGGGCGAGCGAACCTAG
- a CDS encoding monooxygenase family protein produces the protein MQAKPSRITVDLAAYPDLVMILLGFRLRRLRAIPALLRIGRGLAAIDRDRPEGLLAHDSLLFGWNHIGIRQYWRDTDAMLAFTRDQPHGGWWRDFLRDQQGSGFWHETYTRGGIEAVYVAMPDAPGLGTFAPRIDAVGPMLTSRERLARDAARVAPPQSSGFDIPPPEGEGGPRSGGGVVSTNESRVAYPSTIATRRSPSPFRGGICSQN, from the coding sequence ATGCAAGCCAAGCCTTCCCGTATAACCGTCGACCTTGCCGCCTATCCCGATCTGGTGATGATCCTGCTCGGTTTCCGGCTGCGCAGATTGCGCGCGATTCCGGCACTGCTGCGGATCGGGCGCGGGCTGGCGGCCATCGATCGCGACCGGCCTGAGGGACTGCTTGCGCACGACTCGCTGCTGTTCGGCTGGAATCATATCGGTATCCGCCAATATTGGCGCGACACCGATGCGATGCTCGCCTTCACCCGCGACCAGCCACATGGCGGCTGGTGGCGCGATTTCCTGCGCGATCAGCAGGGCAGCGGCTTCTGGCACGAAACCTATACGCGCGGCGGAATCGAAGCGGTCTATGTGGCGATGCCGGATGCGCCGGGGCTCGGGACGTTCGCGCCGCGGATCGATGCGGTGGGGCCGATGCTAACTTCGCGCGAGCGGCTGGCGCGGGATGCGGCGCGGGTGGCGCCGCCGCAGTCCTCTGGTTTCGACATTCCTCCCCCGGAGGGGGAGGGGGGACCGCGTAGCGGTGGAGGGGTAGTTTCCACGAACGAGTCGCGCGTGGCTTACCCCTCCACCATCGCTACGCGACGGTCCCCCTCCCCTTTCAGGGGAGGAATTTGCAGCCAAAACTAA
- a CDS encoding amidohydrolase family protein, with the protein MEKNDMVLISVDDHISEPPDMFKNHLSGADLESAPQFVVDENGTSAWEYQGMFLPSVGLNAVVGRPLEEYGMEPTSLEQLRKGVWDVDARIDDMNVNGIAASLNFGSAVGFDGGRFHKAPDKKAAATHLRAYNDWHIDEWCGAHPGRFIPCAILPTWDMDATVAEIHRVAKKGAKAVSVTENPTVLGLPSIHNEYWEPFWKAITETDMTICCHIGAGNPAPHASVETPIEAWITTMPMSIATGAADWLQLKALHDYPSLRIALSEGGIGWVPYFMERADYSNWRHKAWTNTIFQDIKPSEIFKKHFLNCFIDDKFGLQNIEYIGEDNIAYECDYPHSDTLWPEVPEYLWDSIKHLTDGQIDKITHGNAMKWFNFDMFAHHAKEDLTVGALRAQAEKDGVDISLKSSGGARPVEEGTSRPITSGDLMKMFKQHAQKGKEAA; encoded by the coding sequence ATGGAAAAGAACGATATGGTGCTGATCAGTGTCGACGATCACATCAGCGAACCCCCCGACATGTTCAAGAACCACCTGTCCGGTGCCGATCTCGAGTCCGCTCCGCAGTTCGTGGTCGATGAAAACGGCACGAGCGCCTGGGAATATCAGGGCATGTTCCTGCCGTCGGTCGGCCTCAACGCCGTTGTCGGCCGCCCGCTCGAGGAGTACGGCATGGAGCCGACCTCGCTCGAGCAGCTGCGCAAGGGCGTGTGGGACGTCGATGCGCGCATCGACGACATGAACGTCAACGGCATCGCCGCTTCGCTCAACTTCGGCTCGGCGGTCGGTTTCGACGGTGGCCGCTTCCACAAGGCGCCCGACAAGAAGGCCGCGGCGACGCATCTGCGTGCCTATAACGACTGGCATATCGACGAATGGTGCGGCGCGCATCCAGGCCGATTCATTCCCTGCGCGATCCTGCCCACCTGGGACATGGACGCGACGGTCGCCGAAATCCATCGCGTCGCCAAGAAGGGCGCGAAGGCCGTCTCGGTCACCGAAAACCCGACCGTGCTGGGCCTGCCGAGCATCCACAATGAATATTGGGAGCCGTTCTGGAAGGCGATTACCGAGACCGACATGACGATCTGCTGTCATATCGGTGCGGGCAACCCGGCGCCGCATGCCTCGGTCGAAACGCCGATCGAGGCGTGGATCACGACGATGCCGATGTCGATCGCGACCGGTGCGGCGGACTGGCTGCAGCTGAAGGCGCTGCACGATTATCCGTCGCTGCGCATCGCGCTTTCGGAAGGCGGCATCGGCTGGGTGCCCTATTTCATGGAGCGCGCCGATTATTCGAACTGGCGGCACAAGGCCTGGACGAACACCATTTTCCAGGACATCAAGCCGAGCGAAATCTTCAAGAAGCACTTCCTCAACTGCTTCATCGACGACAAGTTCGGGCTGCAGAACATCGAATATATCGGCGAGGACAATATCGCATATGAATGCGATTATCCGCACAGCGACACGCTGTGGCCGGAAGTCCCTGAATATCTCTGGGATTCGATCAAGCACCTCACCGACGGCCAGATCGACAAGATCACGCACGGCAATGCGATGAAGTGGTTCAACTTCGACATGTTCGCGCATCATGCGAAGGAAGACCTGACTGTCGGCGCGCTGCGTGCGCAGGCGGAGAAGGACGGCGTCGACATTTCGCTCAAATCCTCGGGCGGCGCGCGCCCGGTCGAGGAAGGCACCAGCCGCCCGATCACTTCGGGCGATCTGATGAAGATGTTCAAGCAGCACGCCCAGAAGGGCAAGGAAGCCGCCTGA